In Pseudoxanthobacter soli DSM 19599, a single window of DNA contains:
- a CDS encoding ETC complex I subunit, with translation MVARIYKPARNAMQSGRARTHRWVLDFEPSEPRTVEPLMGWTSTSDVNGFVRLNFATKEEAVAYAERYGIAYQVAEPHEAAAKKISYSDNFRSDRVAPWTH, from the coding sequence ATGGTCGCACGCATCTACAAGCCGGCGCGCAACGCCATGCAATCGGGGCGCGCGCGGACGCATCGCTGGGTGCTCGATTTCGAGCCTTCGGAGCCGAGGACGGTCGAGCCGCTGATGGGCTGGACCTCGACGTCGGACGTGAACGGCTTCGTGCGGCTGAATTTCGCCACCAAGGAAGAAGCGGTCGCCTATGCCGAGCGCTACGGCATCGCCTACCAGGTCGCCGAACCCCACGAGGCCGCGGCGAAGAAGATCTCCTATTCCGACAATTTCCGCTCGGACCGCGTCGCGCCCTGGACCCATTGA
- a CDS encoding bifunctional 3-(3-hydroxy-phenyl)propionate/3-hydroxycinnamic acid hydroxylase has protein sequence MNDLRRDEESFDVLVVGFGPAGATAAGILGRMGHRTLVVDRLEGIYEKPRAIALDHEIFRHFDNMGIAEAVVPHVAPFTASQHFGAEGQLIRRIDMVPEPYPLGYTPSLVFTQPPVEAELRRHAQSFPSVTVEMGVELVGLSDRGGHVEARLRGGDGGSRTVRARYVLGCDGASSSVRELAGIRLEDLIFDEPWLVVDVLVDDLGLAKLPQTSAQFCNPARPTSFVMGPKNHRRWEIMLLPGEDPRRMEQPDQVWALLAPWLEPTDGTLWRAAAYRFHALVADDWRRGHILIAGDAAHQQPPFFGQGMCQGLRDVTNVLWKLDRVLRGASDEALLDTYTAERKQHVIELTGKIKAVGRSICERDPEAARRRDAQVLAEGGGAALTITRQEIIPPLRDGFIAGEDAPARGTLFVQPHIKAAAGWQLLDRVAGAGWRVILDGRRVAPGSVGSLPAGLGDVVVKAVAPPDLASAGQDLLIERDGVLADWFDRHGVVGALIRPDHYVFGAARSVSELTGLIEEAARRLVPDPALAGAPARRAAG, from the coding sequence ATGAACGATCTTCGCAGAGATGAAGAGAGCTTCGATGTTCTCGTCGTCGGCTTCGGCCCGGCCGGCGCCACCGCTGCCGGCATTCTGGGACGCATGGGCCATCGCACGCTGGTCGTGGACAGGCTCGAGGGAATTTACGAAAAGCCCCGCGCCATTGCGCTCGACCATGAAATCTTCCGGCATTTCGACAATATGGGCATCGCCGAAGCGGTGGTGCCCCATGTGGCGCCCTTCACTGCATCGCAGCATTTCGGCGCCGAGGGGCAGTTGATCCGCCGGATCGACATGGTACCCGAGCCCTATCCGCTCGGCTACACGCCAAGCCTCGTGTTCACGCAGCCGCCTGTGGAAGCCGAACTGCGACGCCATGCGCAGAGCTTTCCCTCTGTCACGGTCGAGATGGGCGTCGAGCTCGTCGGCCTGTCGGACAGGGGCGGCCATGTCGAGGCGAGACTGCGCGGTGGGGATGGCGGGAGCCGCACCGTGCGAGCGCGCTACGTGCTCGGCTGCGACGGCGCATCCAGCAGCGTGCGCGAACTCGCCGGCATTCGGCTGGAGGATCTGATCTTCGACGAACCCTGGCTGGTCGTCGATGTGCTGGTGGACGACCTGGGTCTCGCGAAGCTGCCACAAACGTCCGCGCAGTTCTGCAATCCCGCGCGTCCCACCAGCTTCGTGATGGGACCGAAGAACCATCGGCGTTGGGAGATCATGCTCCTGCCGGGAGAGGACCCGCGCCGGATGGAGCAGCCGGACCAGGTGTGGGCGCTGCTGGCGCCGTGGCTGGAGCCCACGGACGGCACGCTGTGGCGTGCCGCGGCCTACCGCTTCCATGCGCTCGTTGCCGATGACTGGCGCCGCGGCCACATCCTGATCGCGGGAGATGCCGCGCACCAGCAACCACCCTTCTTCGGTCAGGGCATGTGCCAGGGTCTGCGCGATGTCACCAACGTTCTCTGGAAACTCGACCGAGTCCTGCGTGGTGCCTCGGACGAGGCTCTCCTCGACACCTACACCGCTGAGCGCAAGCAGCACGTGATCGAGCTGACCGGCAAGATCAAGGCGGTGGGGCGGTCGATATGCGAGCGCGACCCCGAGGCGGCGCGTCGCCGCGATGCGCAGGTTCTCGCCGAAGGCGGCGGGGCAGCACTCACCATCACCCGCCAGGAAATCATCCCCCCGCTCCGGGACGGCTTCATCGCGGGCGAAGACGCCCCGGCACGGGGGACGCTGTTCGTCCAGCCGCACATAAAAGCCGCCGCAGGGTGGCAGCTGCTCGACAGGGTCGCCGGTGCGGGTTGGCGCGTCATTCTGGACGGGCGCCGGGTCGCGCCCGGCTCGGTCGGTTCGCTGCCGGCGGGACTGGGTGATGTCGTCGTGAAGGCGGTCGCGCCGCCGGACCTCGCCTCGGCGGGTCAGGATCTCCTCATCGAACGCGACGGTGTCCTGGCCGACTGGTTCGACCGCCACGGCGTCGTCGGCGCGCTGATACGTCCGGATCACTACGTGTTCGGCGCCGCGCGGTCCGTGAGCGAACTCACGGGGCTCATCGAGGAAGCCGCGCGGCGCCTGGTTCCCGACCCGGCCCTCGCCGGCGCCCCGGCGCGCAGGGCAGCCGGCTGA
- a CDS encoding MFS transporter, giving the protein MTTKHNAASGGHAGPALGAVATFSMAAAAGLAVANIYYNQPMLELIEQDLPGPLTGAIPTATQLGYAVGLFLLVPLGDLVERRRLIVVQFLLLAAALALAAIAPNAALLIAASLIVGLVATVAQQIVPFAAHHAPPAKRGATVGTVMAGLLTGILLSRTLAGFIASHGGWREMFWLAVPMSLAAAGLMAAVLPHSAPDSKMSYPRLLHSIWHLWREFPALRLAALTQSALFAAFTVFWTILAFRLAEPRFGYGAEVAGLFGLVGAVGILAAPLAGRFADKRGPSRVVVIGAIVTLASWVVFGVWTSMTGLIVGVILLDFGIQSALVSNQHIVFALRPQARARLNTVLMGTMFLGGSIGSATATLAWNAGGWLPVSVLGTLFALVAAGLQVFSARKLRPAVNPAR; this is encoded by the coding sequence ATGACCACGAAGCACAATGCAGCCAGCGGCGGACACGCCGGCCCCGCGCTCGGCGCGGTGGCGACGTTCTCAATGGCCGCCGCCGCCGGCCTGGCCGTCGCCAATATCTACTACAACCAGCCGATGCTCGAACTGATCGAGCAGGACCTGCCGGGTCCATTGACGGGCGCGATTCCCACCGCCACGCAGCTCGGCTACGCGGTCGGACTGTTCCTGCTCGTGCCCCTCGGCGATCTCGTCGAGCGGCGCCGGCTCATCGTGGTGCAGTTCCTGCTGCTGGCCGCGGCGCTGGCGCTGGCGGCGATCGCGCCGAACGCCGCGCTCCTCATCGCCGCGTCGCTCATCGTCGGCCTCGTGGCGACCGTGGCGCAGCAGATCGTGCCGTTCGCCGCCCACCATGCGCCCCCGGCGAAGCGGGGCGCGACGGTGGGCACCGTCATGGCCGGGCTTCTCACCGGTATCCTGCTCAGCCGCACGCTCGCGGGTTTCATCGCGAGCCATGGCGGCTGGCGCGAGATGTTCTGGCTGGCGGTGCCGATGTCGCTTGCGGCCGCCGGGTTGATGGCCGCGGTGCTGCCGCACAGCGCCCCGGATTCGAAGATGAGCTATCCGCGCCTGCTGCATTCGATCTGGCATCTGTGGCGTGAATTTCCCGCCCTGCGGCTTGCGGCGCTGACACAATCCGCGCTGTTCGCCGCCTTCACGGTGTTCTGGACGATCCTCGCCTTCCGCCTGGCCGAACCCCGGTTCGGCTACGGCGCGGAGGTCGCCGGCCTGTTCGGTCTTGTCGGAGCCGTCGGCATCCTGGCGGCACCGCTCGCGGGGCGTTTCGCCGACAAGCGTGGCCCGTCCCGCGTGGTCGTGATCGGCGCGATCGTCACCCTCGCCTCGTGGGTCGTATTCGGCGTCTGGACATCGATGACGGGCCTGATCGTCGGCGTCATCCTGCTCGATTTCGGCATCCAGAGCGCACTCGTCTCGAACCAGCACATCGTGTTCGCACTGCGGCCTCAAGCGCGTGCCCGGCTCAACACCGTGCTGATGGGGACGATGTTTCTCGGCGGCTCCATCGGCTCCGCGACGGCGACACTGGCGTGGAATGCCGGGGGATGGCTGCCGGTCAGCGTGCTCGGCACGCTCTTTGCGCTTGTCGCGGCCGGGCTTCAGGTCTTCTCTGCCCGCAAATTGCGGCCCGCAGTGAACCCCGCCCGCTGA
- a CDS encoding GntR family transcriptional regulator, with the protein MSIELTNRKADAPATMATSIYERLKADILATRLEPGRKLQSRFLMDHYNVGQTPLREALNRLTTEDLVVGMEQRGFYVKPVSREELQELTKTRCWVEAVALRESMHNATREWEESLLVAHHRLARTPRSRNDEQFENNPEWEAHHAAFHATLIGLCGSRPLIGFCQQLADRLYRYRMMSILKAFRVRKVSDEHANILQAVIDRDTERAVSLLQEHYTQTAAIIYSDLETVL; encoded by the coding sequence ATGAGCATCGAATTGACCAACCGGAAGGCGGACGCCCCGGCGACGATGGCGACCAGCATCTATGAGCGGCTGAAGGCCGACATCCTGGCCACGCGGCTCGAACCGGGGCGCAAGCTGCAGTCGCGCTTCCTCATGGATCACTACAATGTCGGCCAGACGCCGCTGCGGGAGGCGCTCAATCGCCTGACCACCGAGGATCTCGTGGTCGGCATGGAGCAGCGCGGCTTCTACGTGAAGCCGGTGAGCCGGGAGGAACTGCAGGAACTGACCAAGACGCGTTGCTGGGTCGAGGCCGTCGCACTGCGGGAATCCATGCACAACGCCACCCGGGAGTGGGAGGAGTCGTTGCTCGTCGCCCATCATCGGCTGGCGCGAACGCCGCGTTCCCGCAATGACGAGCAGTTCGAGAACAATCCGGAGTGGGAGGCCCATCATGCGGCGTTTCATGCCACGCTGATCGGCCTGTGCGGCTCGCGCCCGCTCATCGGCTTCTGCCAGCAACTGGCGGACCGTCTCTACCGCTATCGCATGATGTCGATCCTGAAAGCCTTCCGGGTGCGGAAGGTCAGCGACGAGCACGCGAATATCCTCCAGGCCGTCATCGACCGGGACACTGAACGCGCGGTCTCTCTCCTGCAGGAGCACTACACGCAGACGGCCGCGATCATCTATTCGGACCTAGAGACCGTTCTCTGA
- a CDS encoding DsbA family protein gives MSHAIPPVGAADHRAGPDDAPITLVEYGDYECPYCGEAYPVLKAVQTALGARLRFVFRNFPLTDMHPHAGNAARFAEAAAAAGRFWEAHDMLYEHQDALEDADLVRYGTQLGIDRALLLAGFDGRYDDRIRRDFDGGLHGGVNGTPSLFVNGLRYDGPRDAESLIAILEHEAGLRARSDRPQTTVQR, from the coding sequence ATGAGCCACGCCATTCCCCCTGTCGGCGCTGCCGACCACCGCGCGGGCCCGGATGATGCGCCCATCACTCTGGTCGAGTACGGCGACTATGAATGCCCCTATTGCGGTGAAGCCTACCCGGTGCTGAAGGCCGTGCAGACGGCGCTCGGTGCGCGGCTGCGGTTCGTGTTCCGCAATTTCCCGCTGACCGACATGCACCCCCATGCCGGCAACGCGGCCCGGTTCGCCGAAGCCGCCGCCGCGGCAGGGCGCTTCTGGGAGGCGCACGATATGCTCTACGAGCATCAGGACGCGCTCGAAGACGCCGATCTCGTGCGCTACGGCACGCAGCTCGGCATCGACCGCGCCTTGCTGCTCGCAGGCTTCGACGGCCGTTACGACGACAGGATCCGCCGGGATTTCGACGGGGGCCTGCACGGCGGCGTCAACGGCACACCGTCCCTGTTCGTCAACGGCCTGCGCTACGACGGCCCTCGCGACGCGGAGAGCCTGATCGCCATTCTTGAACATGAAGCAGGCCTTCGCGCCCGCAGCGACCGACCCCAGACAACGGTGCAGAGATGA
- a CDS encoding DUF192 domain-containing protein, which translates to MRSLSGFGRAIKVAPARIVGFFAALVIAASLVITAVAAASADETLAVSTAKGRATITAEIADDPATRAHGLMFRESLPQNHGMLFDFGTSDDVSFWMKNTPLSLDMIFIREDGTVARVVPNTVPYSTTAIPSGDPVRFVLELEAGSARRLGIVAGTRLTGPRFAADGQ; encoded by the coding sequence ATGCGATCGCTGTCGGGTTTCGGGCGCGCCATCAAGGTTGCGCCGGCGCGGATTGTCGGCTTCTTTGCGGCGCTGGTTATCGCCGCGTCGCTCGTGATTACGGCCGTTGCGGCGGCTTCCGCGGACGAGACACTGGCGGTTTCCACCGCCAAGGGCCGTGCGACCATCACCGCCGAGATCGCGGACGATCCGGCCACCCGTGCCCACGGCCTGATGTTCCGCGAAAGCCTGCCCCAGAACCACGGTATGCTGTTCGATTTCGGTACCAGCGATGACGTGTCGTTCTGGATGAAGAACACGCCGCTGTCGCTCGACATGATCTTCATCCGCGAAGACGGCACGGTCGCGCGCGTCGTTCCGAACACCGTGCCCTATTCGACCACGGCGATTCCCTCCGGCGATCCGGTTCGCTTCGTGCTGGAACTGGAGGCCGGAAGCGCTCGCCGGCTCGGTATCGTGGCCGGCACCCGTCTGACGGGGCCTCGCTTCGCGGCCGACGGACAATGA
- a CDS encoding MFS transporter, whose amino-acid sequence MNTRADVRDISDQSSTQQVTSSYHKLVIASSLGSAIEHYDFFIYAFTAPIVFDRFFFPKMDSVASMLAVYATFAVGFVARPLGGIVFGHFGDRFGRKAMLTITFAMMGAASFMIGCLPSYDSIGLLAPICLVALRFLQGFAFGGEYMNAVALTLENAPSRRRGFFASWINASGPVGVIAASGLIALLGVFFSQEVFASWVWRIPFVLSFVLVLLGSYIRLQVDESTLFKATQRAGQGQKAPLLTVLRSWKKPVLFGCLVNMAHSTFQYMSTVFVLGYAVRTLLMPQSSVTFGTMLANVLEMFMVPVIAYYSDRFGRRPFIAAGIILAALWYPVFFQLLATKDPLLLILGLVVSIGFIHALMFAPEAAFTSELFPTDVRVSGSSLGKQLGIILGGGIAPLVGTALIGSTGNFSSVIVYFEIIAVLALIGILFAPEASKKALS is encoded by the coding sequence ATGAACACCAGAGCCGACGTGCGGGACATCAGCGATCAATCGTCCACACAGCAGGTGACATCATCTTATCACAAGCTGGTTATCGCTTCGTCGCTGGGATCAGCGATCGAACACTATGACTTCTTCATCTATGCCTTCACCGCTCCGATCGTCTTCGACCGTTTCTTTTTCCCGAAGATGGATTCCGTGGCCAGCATGCTGGCGGTCTATGCGACCTTCGCCGTCGGGTTTGTCGCGCGGCCGCTGGGCGGGATCGTCTTCGGGCACTTCGGCGACCGCTTCGGCCGAAAGGCCATGCTGACCATCACCTTCGCCATGATGGGGGCCGCGAGCTTCATGATCGGGTGTCTGCCGAGCTATGACAGTATCGGCCTTCTGGCACCCATCTGCCTCGTGGCGCTCCGCTTCCTCCAGGGGTTCGCCTTCGGCGGCGAATACATGAACGCCGTCGCCTTGACGCTGGAAAATGCCCCATCGCGCAGACGCGGTTTCTTCGCCTCGTGGATCAACGCCTCCGGACCGGTCGGCGTGATCGCCGCGTCCGGCCTGATCGCACTTCTCGGCGTTTTCTTCAGCCAGGAAGTTTTCGCGAGCTGGGTGTGGCGGATTCCTTTCGTGTTGAGTTTCGTGCTCGTGCTTCTCGGCAGCTACATCCGACTCCAGGTCGATGAATCGACGCTGTTCAAGGCGACGCAGCGCGCGGGCCAGGGGCAGAAGGCACCGCTGCTGACCGTGCTCCGCTCCTGGAAGAAGCCTGTTCTGTTCGGATGCCTGGTCAACATGGCGCACAGCACCTTTCAATATATGAGCACTGTATTCGTACTCGGCTATGCGGTCAGAACTCTGTTGATGCCGCAATCGAGCGTCACCTTCGGCACAATGCTGGCCAATGTTCTGGAAATGTTCATGGTTCCGGTCATTGCTTATTATTCTGATCGGTTCGGTAGGCGCCCATTCATCGCGGCGGGTATCATTCTCGCGGCCCTCTGGTATCCGGTCTTCTTCCAGTTGCTGGCCACGAAGGATCCCTTGCTGCTCATCCTCGGACTGGTTGTTTCGATCGGCTTCATTCATGCGCTGATGTTCGCGCCGGAGGCCGCGTTCACCTCGGAGCTTTTTCCGACCGATGTGCGTGTCAGCGGTTCCTCTCTCGGCAAGCAACTCGGCATCATCCTGGGTGGCGGCATCGCTCCTTTGGTGGGAACGGCGCTGATAGGCTCGACAGGAAACTTCAGCAGCGTGATCGTCTACTTCGAAATCATCGCCGTTCTCGCGCTGATCGGCATTCTGTTCGCCCCGGAGGCATCGAAGAAGGCGCTATCGTGA
- a CDS encoding amidohydrolase family protein, with product MQQARSADKSRSAKPCPGCGLDVHAHVVPSSFPSARRSPAPAHWPAMAAHDACHATVTIDGRPYRTVSDACWVAERRIAAMDAADIAMQALSPMPELFSYWMEARPAADLVRYTNDVIGALVEEGRGRFIGLGGVPLQDLDLAVDELRRLVEVLGFAGVEIGSNVNGIAIGDARLEPFFAEAERLGAAVFVHAVRPTGMDRLVGPPPLQQVLAYPTDVGLAAASAITGNLAKKFPRLRIAFSHGGGTLAMLLPRLEQGYRRFPALRDALQAPPAEQARRFYFDSLVFDEPTLRHLIALFGETQVMIGTDYPFSFQEAAPVARIETAFDDPLLRNRLKWQNAATFLGLEEEP from the coding sequence ATGCAACAAGCGCGGTCCGCCGATAAGAGCCGAAGCGCAAAGCCATGTCCGGGATGCGGGCTCGACGTGCATGCGCATGTGGTGCCGTCGTCCTTTCCGTCCGCCCGGCGCTCGCCGGCGCCGGCACACTGGCCGGCCATGGCCGCGCACGACGCCTGCCACGCGACGGTGACGATCGACGGGCGTCCCTATCGCACCGTGAGCGATGCCTGCTGGGTCGCCGAGCGCCGCATCGCGGCGATGGATGCGGCTGATATCGCCATGCAGGCACTGTCGCCGATGCCGGAGCTATTCAGCTACTGGATGGAAGCCAGGCCGGCGGCCGATCTCGTGCGCTACACCAATGACGTGATCGGCGCGCTGGTCGAGGAAGGCCGGGGCCGCTTCATCGGCCTTGGCGGCGTGCCGCTCCAGGATCTCGATCTTGCTGTGGACGAACTGCGCCGGCTGGTCGAGGTGCTGGGCTTCGCCGGCGTCGAGATCGGCAGCAACGTCAACGGCATCGCCATCGGCGACGCGCGGTTGGAGCCCTTCTTCGCCGAGGCGGAGAGGCTCGGCGCAGCGGTCTTCGTCCACGCGGTGCGCCCCACCGGCATGGATCGCCTGGTTGGACCTCCCCCGCTCCAGCAGGTGCTCGCCTATCCGACCGATGTCGGCCTGGCGGCCGCGTCCGCCATCACCGGCAACCTTGCGAAGAAGTTTCCCCGGCTCAGGATCGCGTTCAGCCATGGCGGCGGTACGCTTGCCATGCTCCTGCCGCGGCTCGAACAGGGTTACAGGCGCTTCCCGGCTCTGCGCGACGCCCTGCAGGCCCCTCCCGCCGAGCAGGCCCGCCGGTTCTATTTCGACTCGCTCGTCTTCGACGAGCCGACGTTGCGTCACCTGATCGCGCTGTTCGGCGAAACGCAGGTGATGATCGGCACCGACTACCCGTTCAGCTTTCAGGAGGCCGCACCGGTCGCACGCATCGAGACGGCCTTTGACGACCCGCTCCTGCGTAACCGGCTGAAATGGCAGAACGCCGCGACCTTCCTCGGACTGGAAGAGGAACCCTGA
- the gloA gene encoding lactoylglutathione lyase, translating into MRYLHTMVRVSDLDASLDFYSRVFGMKEVRRTENEKGRYTLVFLAAPGDEASARAGAAPCLELTYNWDPEAYGEGRNFGHLAFEVDDIYETCARLQAEGVTINRPPRDGYMAFIRSPDKISIELLQKGGALAPAEPWASMPNTGHW; encoded by the coding sequence ATGCGCTATCTCCACACCATGGTCCGCGTCTCCGACCTCGATGCCTCGCTCGACTTCTACAGCCGCGTGTTCGGCATGAAGGAAGTGCGCCGGACCGAGAACGAGAAGGGGCGCTACACGCTCGTCTTCCTCGCCGCCCCGGGCGACGAGGCCTCGGCCCGCGCCGGCGCGGCACCCTGTCTCGAACTCACCTACAACTGGGACCCCGAGGCCTATGGCGAGGGTCGCAATTTCGGCCATCTCGCCTTCGAGGTCGACGACATCTACGAGACATGCGCCCGGCTTCAGGCGGAAGGCGTCACGATCAACCGGCCGCCGCGCGACGGCTACATGGCGTTCATCCGCTCGCCGGACAAAATCTCCATCGAGCTCCTGCAGAAGGGTGGCGCGCTCGCCCCGGCGGAGCCCTGGGCCTCGATGCCGAACACCGGCCACTGGTGA
- a CDS encoding fumarylacetoacetate hydrolase family protein: protein MKLATVAIAGRVTWGLVEADLFYDVGVALREFYADLKAAISAGLAGVAEARIGAAATPLTELTWLPVLPNPDKILCIGLNYEMHRQETGRTVVDNPTVFTRFANSQTGHLAPIIRPKVSTELDYEGELAVIIGKSGRYISRDDAMSHVAGYSCYNDGSIRDFQRHTHQFAPGKNFPETGAFGPWMMTPDELGDLSDLSIQTRLNGQVVQEARFSQMIFDIPRQIEYCSSFTRLEPGDVIVSGTPGGVGAKRTPPLWMKPGDIVEVEVENLAVLRNPIVDEVR, encoded by the coding sequence ATGAAGCTGGCAACGGTCGCCATCGCCGGACGTGTCACATGGGGGCTCGTCGAAGCCGATCTGTTCTACGACGTCGGCGTGGCGCTGAGAGAATTTTATGCCGATCTGAAGGCTGCGATCTCCGCCGGCCTGGCAGGCGTCGCGGAGGCCAGAATCGGTGCGGCGGCGACGCCACTGACCGAGCTGACCTGGCTGCCGGTCCTGCCGAACCCGGACAAAATCCTGTGCATCGGCCTGAACTACGAAATGCATCGCCAGGAAACCGGTCGCACCGTTGTCGACAATCCCACGGTCTTTACCCGTTTCGCGAACAGCCAGACTGGGCACCTCGCCCCGATCATCCGGCCCAAAGTATCGACCGAACTGGACTATGAAGGTGAACTCGCAGTCATCATCGGCAAGAGCGGCCGCTATATCTCGCGCGATGACGCCATGAGTCATGTCGCCGGCTATTCCTGCTACAATGATGGCAGCATCCGCGACTTCCAACGTCATACGCATCAGTTTGCACCCGGGAAGAATTTTCCGGAAACCGGCGCATTCGGTCCCTGGATGATGACGCCGGACGAACTCGGCGATCTGTCCGACCTGTCCATCCAGACCCGCCTCAACGGTCAGGTGGTGCAGGAAGCCAGATTCAGTCAGATGATCTTCGATATCCCCCGGCAGATCGAATACTGCTCGTCCTTCACTCGGCTGGAGCCCGGCGATGTCATCGTCAGCGGTACGCCGGGAGGCGTCGGCGCCAAGCGGACCCCGCCCTTGTGGATGAAACCCGGCGACATCGTCGAAGTGGAAGTCGAGAACCTCGCCGTTCTCCGTAACCCCATTGTGGATGAAGTCCGCTGA
- a CDS encoding redoxin domain-containing protein, with amino-acid sequence MEMTDQSQSGPNGPIQPGERAPEFTLSATPDQKLSLSDLRGSPVILAFYPADWSPVCGDQMGLYNQVLPEFQRLGAQLVGISTDGVWCHAAFAEARKLHFPLLADFEPKGRVARLYGVYRAADGISERALFVLDAEGVVRWNHVSPLGINPGADGILDALEAIAAPARSEGAEA; translated from the coding sequence ATGGAGATGACCGATCAATCGCAATCAGGGCCGAACGGTCCGATCCAACCCGGCGAGCGGGCGCCCGAGTTCACGCTCTCGGCCACCCCAGATCAGAAGCTCTCGCTATCGGATCTCCGGGGCAGCCCCGTCATTCTCGCGTTCTATCCGGCCGACTGGAGCCCGGTCTGCGGCGATCAGATGGGCCTCTACAACCAGGTGCTGCCAGAGTTTCAGCGGCTCGGCGCACAGCTCGTGGGGATTTCCACCGACGGCGTCTGGTGCCACGCGGCGTTCGCCGAGGCGCGCAAGCTGCATTTCCCGCTGCTCGCGGACTTCGAACCGAAGGGCCGCGTCGCACGCCTCTATGGTGTCTATCGCGCCGCCGACGGCATTTCCGAGCGCGCGCTGTTCGTTCTGGACGCCGAAGGCGTCGTCCGCTGGAACCATGTCTCGCCCCTCGGCATCAATCCGGGCGCCGACGGCATTCTCGACGCGCTTGAGGCGATCGCCGCACCCGCCCGAAGCGAGGGAGCCGAAGCATGA
- a CDS encoding cold-shock protein — protein MGGQLIEVSGVIKWFDIAKGYGFIVPDNGMADVLLHVSCLRRDGFQTAYEGTRIVCEVLDRPKGLQALRVLSMDVSEAPHPAQLPPQRTNVQVVPTSGLERAKVKWFNRVKGFGFLTRGEGTEDIFVHMETLRRFGLTELRPGQAVLVRYGTGPKGLMAAEIRPESGAAIPSSH, from the coding sequence ATGGGCGGGCAGCTGATCGAAGTCTCCGGTGTCATCAAGTGGTTCGACATCGCCAAGGGCTACGGCTTCATCGTGCCGGACAACGGCATGGCGGACGTGCTGCTGCATGTGAGCTGCCTGCGGCGGGACGGCTTCCAGACCGCCTATGAGGGCACGCGTATCGTCTGCGAGGTGCTCGACAGGCCGAAGGGGCTGCAGGCGCTGCGGGTGCTGTCGATGGACGTCTCCGAGGCCCCGCATCCGGCACAGCTTCCCCCCCAGCGCACCAATGTCCAGGTGGTGCCGACCAGCGGGCTGGAACGGGCCAAGGTGAAGTGGTTCAACCGCGTCAAGGGCTTCGGCTTCCTGACACGCGGCGAGGGAACCGAAGACATCTTCGTTCACATGGAGACGTTGCGCCGATTCGGGCTCACCGAGCTGCGGCCGGGTCAGGCGGTGCTGGTGCGATACGGCACGGGCCCGAAGGGCCTCATGGCCGCCGAAATCCGGCCCGAGAGCGGCGCCGCCATTCCCTCTTCCCACTGA
- a CDS encoding VOC family protein produces the protein MTAFPVTALRSVEMSTPDLVRSIDFYTKIWGLDFAAEADGKVFLAATGSDFHVLELKAGDHPALRKVTFRARSHEDLFDLHARARAAGCVVLREPGPSSGPAGGQSLVVREPQGCCLEFVYGDRRKAGKVVPDRPERLAHVNINTADIDALSSFYHDVAGFRLTDRSKMMAFLRCNHDHHAVVLAEAPVNGLNHIAFLVPDIESVMRASGRMIDHGFPIGWGVGRHGPGDNVFAYFVDPTGVVIEYTAEVLQVDDSYRVKGPDEWVWPPGRTDHWGIAPPKTEHCKKAQSSVPFAVPRRA, from the coding sequence ATGACCGCCTTTCCCGTCACCGCCCTGCGCAGCGTGGAGATGTCGACGCCGGACCTCGTGCGGTCCATCGACTTCTACACCAAGATATGGGGGCTCGATTTCGCAGCCGAAGCCGATGGAAAAGTCTTCCTGGCCGCGACCGGCAGCGATTTCCATGTGCTGGAGCTGAAGGCCGGCGACCATCCGGCGCTGAGGAAGGTCACCTTCCGGGCGCGCTCGCATGAGGACCTTTTCGATCTCCATGCCCGGGCGCGCGCTGCGGGTTGCGTGGTGTTGCGCGAACCGGGGCCTTCGTCCGGGCCGGCGGGCGGGCAGAGCCTCGTGGTGCGCGAGCCGCAGGGCTGCTGCCTCGAATTCGTCTACGGCGACCGTCGCAAGGCCGGCAAGGTCGTGCCGGACCGACCCGAGCGCCTGGCGCACGTGAACATCAATACCGCCGACATCGACGCCCTCTCGTCTTTCTATCACGACGTCGCCGGGTTTCGCCTGACAGACCGGTCCAAGATGATGGCGTTCCTGCGCTGCAACCACGACCACCATGCGGTGGTGCTCGCGGAAGCGCCGGTCAACGGCCTCAACCACATCGCCTTTCTGGTGCCCGATATCGAATCGGTGATGCGTGCCTCGGGCCGCATGATCGACCACGGCTTCCCCATCGGCTGGGGCGTCGGGCGTCATGGGCCCGGCGACAACGTGTTCGCCTATTTCGTCGATCCGACCGGCGTCGTCATCGAATACACCGCCGAGGTGCTGCAGGTGGACGACAGCTATCGCGTCAAGGGGCCGGACGAATGGGTCTGGCCGCCCGGGCGGACCGATCACTGGGGCATCGCCCCGCCCAAGACCGAGCACTGCAAGAAGGCTCAATCGTCCGTCCCGTTCGCCGTGCCCCGCCGCGCGTGA